From the genome of Streptomyces sp. V2I9:
CACGGCCGCGATGGTGATCGGTATCGTCTCGGTGGTCGGGTTCTGCCTCTACGGCCTCAACATCATCCTCGGCATCCTGGCGCTGATCTTCGGCATCATCGGCCTCGGCCGGGCGAAGCGCGGCGAGGCCACCAACCGGGGCATGGCGCTGGCCGGCGTCATCCTCGGCTCCGTCGGCATCGTCGTCGGCGCGACGATCCTCGGCCTGATCATCTGGGCCGCCACGACCGCGGACCGCGACTCGGACTACAACGACCCCTACGACGACCCGTTCCCGACGTCGCTGGTCGTCGAGGACCGCCGCTAGGAAGCGTCCGGCGGATCAGGGCCGGCCGGGCAGGGGGCACTCCCCGCCCGGCCGGCCTCCTGCGGGGCACCGCCGGCACGGCCGTGCGCGCCGCCGCCCGTCAGCCGGCCGCGCCCGCCCGCAGCTTCTCCCGTGCCTCCATCAGCGCGAAGCCCAGCAGGTTCAGCCCCCGCCACTCCTGCGGCCGCTCCACCCGCTCGTCGTCCGGCGCGAGCCCGATGCCCCAGATCCGGTCCAGCGGGGACGCCTCCACCAGCACCCGGTCACCGGTGGACAGCAGATAGCCGGCCAGCTCCGGATCCTGCCCGAACTTGTGGACGCTGCCCTCCACCACCAGGGCGAACCGCTCCCGTATCCACACGTCCTCGTCGAAGCCGCGCACCAGCCGCCCCGCCTTCTTCGCCGCCGCCGGGCTCTTCGCCGACACCGCCGCCCGCTCCGCCTCCGGATCGCCGAAGAGCCGCGCCTTGCCGGCCATCATCCAGT
Proteins encoded in this window:
- a CDS encoding NADAR family protein, producing MGPIDELLAAVARGTRVKYLPFWGHRPRPDGRLGAGCLSQWWPSPFTVEGVVYASAEHWMMAGKARLFGDPEAERAAVSAKSPAAAKKAGRLVRGFDEDVWIRERFALVVEGSVHKFGQDPELAGYLLSTGDRVLVEASPLDRIWGIGLAPDDERVERPQEWRGLNLLGFALMEAREKLRAGAAG